AATATCTCTACAATCGTTGTCTTCAAGATCCCGAACGAATTATTGTTTTAACTGCTAGTTGTGCAGGGGATAAAAAATTTGATGAGACTCAACAGTTTCCTATTTATCGCTGGCCAAGCTCACAATACTGGCTAGGAGGATTTTGGGGAAATATTCTCAACCCTTTGATAAATCTAGTTTGGTCATTTGTATTCGCAATTAAACTCTATTTTCGTTATCACTATCGTTATATAGAATGGGGACACACTTACGAATTTCCTTCCCTATTATTATTAAGCTATCTGTTACCTATCCGCTTTTTTATTTATTTGCATGGTCATGATATTCGCACTGTTTTAGGCAACCCAGTGTGGCGATCGCTGTTTAAATTAACATTATCACGCGCCACAGGAATTGTTTGTAACAGCGCCTTTACCAGAGATTACCTCAGAAACGCGTTCCGCCTGCAAACTCCTACCCATGTAATTCATCCTGTAGTTAGACCTGAGAAATTTAGTGTCGGGACAAACCACAGCAATCTTGATGATTTACGCATGAAAGTGCGTCAAACTTACAATATTCCCCCAACAGCAATTGTCATTCTTTCAGTTGGACAACTGGTAAAACATAAAAGCTTTGAACGGGTGATTGAGAATCTGCCATTATTGCTAACTATTGGGATAGACGTTCACTACATACTCTGTGGTCAAGGTGCTTGTGAGTCACAACTGAAAACT
This window of the Nostoc sp. HK-01 genome carries:
- a CDS encoding putative glycosyl transferase encodes the protein MEHISQLTTNIREKTSCPDILVISRLFLPKEAVISEYLYNRCLQDPERIIVLTASCAGDKKFDETQQFPIYRWPSSQYWLGGFWGNILNPLINLVWSFVFAIKLYFRYHYRYIEWGHTYEFPSLLLLSYLLPIRFFIYLHGHDIRTVLGNPVWRSLFKLTLSRATGIVCNSAFTRDYLRNAFRLQTPTHVIHPVVRPEKFSVGTNHSNLDDLRMKVRQTYNIPPTAIVILSVGQLVKHKSFERVIENLPLLLTIGIDVHYILCGQGACESQLKTLAQRLRVDQRVHFAGQVPDNDLAGYYAACDIFAMLTLHDPKARFIDGFGVTYLEASYFGKPVIASRLGSVTEVVSHEENGLLVNPKSGYEVFQAFKRLCQDQQLREQLGRKGKELARRKTLHRMLYQEN